A genome region from Triticum aestivum cultivar Chinese Spring chromosome 2B, IWGSC CS RefSeq v2.1, whole genome shotgun sequence includes the following:
- the LOC123042962 gene encoding mannose/glucose-specific lectin-like, with the protein MASFQIAPFAGLLENTEFNFRSLYLHNASSGPNPTRGAINHNATARWGHTFIVDWTIYDGTGPGAKLVGRAQGQQIYASKWSHSVTLEFTNGRFKGSTLQLMGLSATFAQPSEWSITGGTGDLAMARGVVKVKFHEVVKDGDTWELSFHGFCSMQSLPTLTKAGSWGGHGGSGTDSKQPWRIESMTIVHEGTIAMFSCNYVDLSGKRRTTGSWGGGNGIPTKVQLGPREILKAVSGTHIGLNSGQTVIESLKFVTNEGTYGPFGRTTGTPFNADVPEDQSIVGFFGRADDTQLIAFGIYTV; encoded by the exons atGGCCAGTTTCCAGATTGCACCGTTCGCTGGACTGTTGGAGAACACCGAGTTTAACTTCCGTAGCTTGTACTTGCACAACGCTTCTTCTGGACCAAACCCAACCAGAGGAGCCATAAACCACAATGCTACCGCTAGGTGGGGCCATACATTCATTGTTGACTGGACAATATATGATGGCACTGGCCCAGGGGCGAAGCTTGTCGGTCGTGCCCAAGGCCAGCAAATCTATGCTAGTAAATGGAGTCATTCCGTCACCCTTGAGTTCACGAATGGAAG GTTTAAGGGCTCTACGCTCCAGTTAATGGGACTCTCAGCGACCTTTGCGCAACCAAGTGAGTGGTCTATTACTGGCGGGACAGGTGATCTTGCGATGGCGCGTGGTGTAGTCAAGGTGAAATTCCATGAGGTGGTAAAGGATGGAGACACATGGGAGCTTAGCTTCCATGGGTTTTGCAGCATGCAG AGCTTACCCACTCTCACAAAGGCTGGCTCATGGGGTGGACATGGTGGTTCAGGTACGGACTCAAAACAGCCATGGCGCATAGAAAGTATGACGATCGTCCATGAGGGGACAATTGCAATGTTTTCATGCAATTACGTTGACCTGTCCGGCAAGAGGCGCACCACGGGTTCTTGGGGCGGTGGTAATGGTATCCCCACAAAG GTCCAGCTGGGGCCTCGGGAGATTTTGAAAGCAGTATCCGGAACACATATCGGCCTTAACAGTGGGCAGACTGTCATTGAGTCACTGAAGTTTGTCACAAACGAAGGAACGTATGGACCATTTGGACGTACAACCGGGACTCCTTTCAATGCTGATGTGCCGGAAGACCAAAGCATTGTTGGCTTCTTTGGCCGTGCCGACGATACGCAACTCATCGCGTTTGGTATTTACACGGTTTGA
- the LOC123042965 gene encoding uncharacterized protein, translated as MASFQIAPFAGLLENTEFNFRSLYLHNASSGPNPTRGAINHNATARWGHTFIVDWTIYDGTGPGAKLVGRAQGQQIYASKWSHSVTLEFTNGRFRGSTLQLMGLSATFEQPSEWSITGGTGDLAMARGVVKVKFHEVVKDGDTWELSFHGFCSMQSLPTLTKAGSWGGHGGSGTDSKQPWRIESMTIVHEGTIAMFSCNYVDLSGKRRTTGSWGGGNGIPTKVQLGPREILKAVSGTHISLNSGQTIIESLKFVTNEGTYGPFGRTTGTPFNADVPEDQSIVGFFGRADDTQLIAFGIYTV; from the exons atgGCCAGTTTCCAGATTGCACCGTTCGCTGGACTGTTGGAGAACACCGAGTTTAACTTCCGTAGCTTGTACTTGCACAACGCTTCTTCTGGACCAAACCCAACCAGAGGAGCCATAAACCACAATGCTACCGCTAGGTGGGGCCATACATTCATTGTTGACTGGACAATATATGATGGCACTGGCCCAGGCGCGAAGCTTGTCGGTCGTGCCCAAGGCCAGCAAATCTATGCTAGTAAATGGAGTCATTCCGTCACCCTTGAGTTCACGAATGGAAG GTTTAGGGGCTCCACGCTCCAGTTAATGGGACTCTCGGCGACCTTTGAGCAACCAAGTGAGTGGTCTATTACTGGAGGGACAGGTGATCTTGCGATGGCGCGTGGTGTAGTCAAGGTGAAATTCCATGAGGTGGTAAAGGATGGAGACACATGGGAGCTTAGCTTCCATGGGTTTTGCAGCATGCAG AGCTTGCCCACTCTCACAAAGGCTGGCTCATGGGGTGGACATGGTGGTTCAGGTACGGACTCAAAACAGCCATGGCGCATAGAAAGTATGACGATCGTCCATGAGGGGACAATTGCAATGTTTTCATGCAATTACGTTGACCTGTCCGGCAAGAGGCGCACCACGGGTTCTTGGGGCGGTGGTAATGGTATCCCCACAAAG GTCCAGCTGGGGCCTCGGGAGATTTTGAAAGCAGTATCCGGAACACATATCAGCCTTAACAGTGGGCAGACTATCATTGAGTCACTGAAGTTTGTCACAAACGAAGGAACGTATGGACCATTTGGACGTACAACCGGTACTCCTTTCAATGCTGATGTGCCGGAAGACCAAAGCATCGTTGGCTTCTTTGGCCGTGCCGACGATACGCAACTCATTGCGTTTGGTATTTACACGGTTTGA